The window TAACTCCTTTTTTTAGTTAGACTTTGCGATCCGCTTCAAGCGGAAGCATTAGTCTAACTTATCCATTTTTCGGAAAAGTTTCATAACTTATTAGTTGGACTTTGCGACGCAGTCGCATTAGACCAACTTATCCAGCTATGCTGGGTTATTTTTAAAAAAAGTCTCATAACTTATTATTTCGTTTAATAATTTGCGACTCTTTGGAACGGGCGAATCCGATGGATACCCCACAGGTAACAAACTTACAACTTTATATTCATCGGGAACGTTCAGTATTTTTTTTACTTCTTCCTGCGAAAATGCGCCTATCCAACAACTGCCCAATCCTAATGCAGTTGCCTGTAATGTAATATGGTCAACGGCTATTGCAAGGTCTACGGCATAAGCAGGTACAGCACAACTCATAATTCGTTCGGGATTAGTGCTGACGGCTGCAATAACAACCGGAGCATCCGCAATGAATTTTTGATTGGATGCCGCATTGGAAAGAGCTTTTCTTGTGTCTTTGTCGCGGACAACTATAAACTTCCATTGTTGTCTGTTTGATGCAGAAGGAGCAAGACGAGCCGATTCTAATAATTTATTTAACGCCTCTTCGGGTATTTCTTTTGAGTTGTATGCCCTAACACTTCTTCTTTCTTTTATTGCCTGTGAAACATCCATAATTTAATATTACGATACCCAATCTAAATACATTTTACTAAAAATCAAGTTTTATTTTGTAAAAGTTTGCTACTGTCTATTTTAAACTCTCTGCTTTAAACTCTGTCCTTTTTTTCTCAAACTTTATCTTGACATTACAAGTAATTTCAGGTGTATATTTGAGATTATGAAAAATTTACTTAGAGAAATTCCCGGCATTGATAAAATGGTAAAAAATGCCTGCTTCAAAAAATACCCGGATAAATTGGTTATCCAGACTCTGCGCTCTACCACAAATAAAATACGGGAAGATATAATAAATCACAATATGAAAACCGACATAGATATAGAAAAAGTTATCATCAAAGAAACTCTTGTCGAATTGGAAAAAGTTAAATCCAATAACTTAAGAAAAGTTATTAATGCTACAGGCGTTATCTTGAACACTAATCTCGGTAGAGCCCCGGTCCAGGTTTCGGTTTTGAAAAATCTTATTGAAACGGGAGGAGGGTATTCTAATCTGGAATTTGATATTGAAACAGGGGAGAGGGGAGACAGGCATTCCTCCATAGAGAAACTTTTAAAAGATATTACGGGCGCAGAAGACGCAATCATTGTCAATAATAATGCCGCTGCCGTGCTTCTAATTCTTGATACTTTTGCAAAACATAAAGAAGTTATCGTTTCAAGAGGAGAATTAATAGAAATAGGCGGGTCTTTCAGACTGCCCGATATATTGAAAAAAAGTGATTGTAAACTTGTGGAAGTCGGAACGACAAACCGAACTTACATTGAAGACTTTGAAAATAAAATCACAAAAAAAACTGCGTTACTTTTTAAAGCGCATACTTCTAATTACAAGATATTAGGCTTTGCCCATAATCCTTCATTAAAAGAACTCGTAACGCTTGGAAATAAAAACAATGTCATAGTTGTTGAAGATGTGGGCAGCGGGTTGTTTGTCGATTTCACTAAGTTTGATTTACCATACGAGCCAACCGTTCAGGAAATAATAAATACGGGTGTGGATATTGTTAGTTTTAGCGGGGATAAATTGTTGGGTGGCTCTCAGTGCGGAGTTATTGTTGGTAAGAAAATTTATGTAGAAAAACTTAAAAAGAACCCATTATTTAGAGCATTAAGAGTGGGAAAACTTACCCTGTCTTGTCTGGAATCTATTTTAAGAACTTATTTGTATGACGAAGACCCTGTTTCTAAAATTCCTATTTTGTCTATGATTAAAGAGCCGGTAAGTTCCTTGAAGTTACGCGCAAAAAAATTGCATAATGGATTATTAAAAACACTGGATAAGAAATATCAACTTAAAATAGAAAATTCCGAATCCGAAATAGGCGGAGGCGCTTATCCCGGTGTGAAAATTCCAAGCATCGCCATAACCATAACTTCAACAAAAGAATCTCCCAATGCTATAAGTAAAAATTTAAGGAGATGCGAACCCTCTGTTATTTCACGAATAACGGATAATAAAGTCTGGCTGGACTTGAGAACAATCTTCGAAGAAGATATTAATTTAATTCTCAGGGAAACAAAAAAATGGCTTTAGTTATCGGAACTGCAGGACACGTTGACCACGGCAAAACAGAACTTATAAAAGCCCTTACCGGTATTGATACCGATAGACTCCCCGAAGAAAAAGACAGGGGAATGACTATTGTGCTGGGGTTCGCTTTTCTGGACTTGCCAGTCTCCGGCAGGGTTGGAATCGTTGACGTTCCGGGACACGAAAAGTTCCTGAAGAATATGATTACCGGCGTCTATGGAATAGATGTCGCTTTGCTTGTCGTGTCCGCGGATGAAGGCGTTATGCCACAGACCGAAGAACATTTCCAAATACTTAGTATTGCGGAAATTAAAAAAATAATAGTAGTCCTAACTAAAGTTGACATAACAAGCGAAAATAGGATAGAAGAAACTATCTTTGAAGTTCAGACCTTATTTGAAAATACCATTTACGAAAATAGCGAAATCGTTAAAGTGTCTTCTAAAACCGGACAGGGATTGGACGAGCTAAAACAATTACTGGATAAAACTATCTCTGCTATGCCCCCCAAAGACGTTACCGGAATTCCTGTTTTGCCCGTTGACAGGATATTTTCACTTAAAGGTGTCGGTGCAGTTGCTACCGGAACTTTGATTAACGGAACATTAAAACTTGGTGATAAAATTTCTATCTACCCGCGAAACTTAGTCTCAAAAGTAAAACAAATACAGGTTCATAATGACTTGAAAAATGAAGTGGATACAGGACATAGAGTAGGATTAAATCCCGCTAACATAAAAACGGAAGACATTAACATAGGGGATATAATATCGTACGAGAATGCTTTCCTGCCTACAAAAATAATTGACGTAAAAATACAACCAAAGTCAAAAATAGTCTTGAAAGAATGGATGCGGGTAAAAGTTCATATTCTTACGGATGAAATTCTGGGGAGAGTGGCTTTACTCGGGGATGGTAAATATTGCCAGATACTACTGGAAAGAGAAACCGTAACCTGGTTTAAAAATAAAGTTATAATAAGAAATTACTCTCCCGAATACTTGATAGGCGGGGGAATGGTTTTAAATCCTGTCCCGGTTAGGCATAAAAGAAAAGACAGTGACGTCGTGAAACTGCTTGAAATCAGGGAAAACCATAATATGAAAGAAATAATACTGGAAGAAATAAAAAACAAAAACTGGAAAATGGAAGACCTGAAAAAAACTTTGTTTTCCCCGAATAACGAATTTGATAAAACATTGCAGACAATGTTAAACTCGGGTGAAGTTAAACTAATCTCAAAATATTTAACTGACGAATCGACTTTTGCGAAAATAAAAAATGACATTCTACAAGAGTTAGAAAGTTTTTACAAGTCAAGCGCTGCTATAAAATTGGGTATCTTAAAAGATGAATTAAGAAAAAAATTACGTTTGGAAGCGGAATTTTTTGATGCGCTTATTTATGAATTACCTGAAATTGAAATCGTAAAAGATAAACTAAGACTTAAAACATGGAAGCTGACATTGAGCGATACTCAGCTAAAAGAATTGGAAAGAGTGGAACAACTCTCCCGCTCGGGACCTTGTTCTTTAGCAGAATTTGAAAGGGAAACAATAAATATATTATTGCAGGAGAAGAAGGTAGTAAACGTAAAAAATGAGTTTTTTATTCATATGGATATTTTTGAAGGATGGAAACAGGTTCTAAAAAATCATATAGAAACAAATAAGTCAATGGTTATTGGAGACATAAAAAAACTTTTTGGCCTTTCGCGAAAACATACCGTTGCCGTAGCAGAATATTTGGACGAAATCAAATTCACAAAAAGAACCGGAGATGTAAGGGTATTGTTCTGATAGGGACTTCTTTATTTCGTTTTTTCTTTTTCCAAATCGTCTAATATTTTTAGAATGAGTTCGTTTTGGTTTTCCAGATGCATAAGGATGGTTTCTATTTCTCTTTCCGCTTTGGTATTTACTTTGAAGTCTGCTTTTGCTCTTTTGCTGGCATGACGGCCTTGAAGATTTTGTCCTACCATAATTAAAGGCATCAGAAAGATCTGAATCATATTGGAAATAAAAAGCCATAAAACAAAAGCCGGGAACGGGTCAAATCTCAAGTCTTTTGGCCGATGGTATTCCAGCTGAACTAAATTAATGTCCAGCAGAAGATAATAAGGAAAAATCTCATTGTCCCAACACGATTAGTAATCCAGATGGCAAATTTTTCAAGACGACTAAGCTTTTCTTTGTGTTCAATGTTGACATTCCGTGCCGGAGGGCTAAGCTTTTTTAGCTCTTGTAGAGTTAATGGACGATGTAAATTTTCGTTCATATATCTATCCGCATTGTAAAGTATTGACAAGAAAAGTCAATGTTTTTTCTGCGTTTTTCATTCCCGATAATATAATCGGAATATTTTGAAAAATAACTTTACAAATGATACGTAAACAAAAACAGACAAAAACTTAGCCTTGACAAATGCTCACTTACGAATTAGATTTAACTACAGGCGCAACTTATGAAAAAGAGGGATAGACTACTTGTAGATAAAGTTTTAGTAACGGACAGCGATATAACAAAATATAATACTGACGGGGTTTTACTGCATTCTATAGGCAGGGATACGCTTCTGGAGATTGTATATGACTCTCTTTATTTATTTGATACGTGTGCTGCAATTTATGAAAAAAACGGAGAGTATGCCCTTGCTGTCTTTAATTCCGATTGGTGTCGTTTTTTAAATGAAGCTTCCCGCAAGTTATGCAAGACGGATGACAGTATGGAAGCTATGAAATGCGGCAAGTGGCTTTGTCACGAGTCCTGCTGGACGAATGCTTCCCAAATTGCCATAGAAACAGGCAAACCTTTTGAGGGTGTCTGTTCCGGTGGAATTCACATATATGCCGTTCCCGTAAAATCCGAGAACAAAATAGTGGGGGCAATAAATGTTGGATACGGCACCCCTCCAAAAGATGTCCGGGAGCTATCCGAAATTGCAAGCAGGTACAATGTCAGCGTGGATAAGCTTATCAAGCTTTCTCAATCTTACGAGTTGCATCTTCCTCTTATAACAGATATAGCCAAACGGAATTTACGGACTTCCGCACGTTTAATCGGTGAGATTTCGGAACATACGGAAGATAAATTTGCGTTAATGCGGAGCGAAGCACATTGTGATCTTGCCCAGAGGTCTGCAAATATAGCCAGCTGGGATTGGAACATTTTAACAGGCGAATTACACTGGTCTAATAAGATAGAATCTTTATTTGGGTTTGCCCCGGGTAAATTCCGAAAAACTTACGAAGCTTTTATTGAGTGTGTTCATCCTGAAGA of the bacterium genome contains:
- a CDS encoding nitroreductase family protein, coding for MDVSQAIKERRSVRAYNSKEIPEEALNKLLESARLAPSASNRQQWKFIVVRDKDTRKALSNAASNQKFIADAPVVIAAVSTNPERIMSCAVPAYAVDLAIAVDHITLQATALGLGSCWIGAFSQEEVKKILNVPDEYKVVSLLPVGYPSDSPVPKSRKLLNEIISYETFFKNNPA
- the selA gene encoding L-seryl-tRNA(Sec) selenium transferase, which encodes MKNLLREIPGIDKMVKNACFKKYPDKLVIQTLRSTTNKIREDIINHNMKTDIDIEKVIIKETLVELEKVKSNNLRKVINATGVILNTNLGRAPVQVSVLKNLIETGGGYSNLEFDIETGERGDRHSSIEKLLKDITGAEDAIIVNNNAAAVLLILDTFAKHKEVIVSRGELIEIGGSFRLPDILKKSDCKLVEVGTTNRTYIEDFENKITKKTALLFKAHTSNYKILGFAHNPSLKELVTLGNKNNVIVVEDVGSGLFVDFTKFDLPYEPTVQEIINTGVDIVSFSGDKLLGGSQCGVIVGKKIYVEKLKKNPLFRALRVGKLTLSCLESILRTYLYDEDPVSKIPILSMIKEPVSSLKLRAKKLHNGLLKTLDKKYQLKIENSESEIGGGAYPGVKIPSIAITITSTKESPNAISKNLRRCEPSVISRITDNKVWLDLRTIFEEDINLILRETKKWL
- the selB gene encoding selenocysteine-specific translation elongation factor, whose amino-acid sequence is MALVIGTAGHVDHGKTELIKALTGIDTDRLPEEKDRGMTIVLGFAFLDLPVSGRVGIVDVPGHEKFLKNMITGVYGIDVALLVVSADEGVMPQTEEHFQILSIAEIKKIIVVLTKVDITSENRIEETIFEVQTLFENTIYENSEIVKVSSKTGQGLDELKQLLDKTISAMPPKDVTGIPVLPVDRIFSLKGVGAVATGTLINGTLKLGDKISIYPRNLVSKVKQIQVHNDLKNEVDTGHRVGLNPANIKTEDINIGDIISYENAFLPTKIIDVKIQPKSKIVLKEWMRVKVHILTDEILGRVALLGDGKYCQILLERETVTWFKNKVIIRNYSPEYLIGGGMVLNPVPVRHKRKDSDVVKLLEIRENHNMKEIILEEIKNKNWKMEDLKKTLFSPNNEFDKTLQTMLNSGEVKLISKYLTDESTFAKIKNDILQELESFYKSSAAIKLGILKDELRKKLRLEAEFFDALIYELPEIEIVKDKLRLKTWKLTLSDTQLKELERVEQLSRSGPCSLAEFERETINILLQEKKVVNVKNEFFIHMDIFEGWKQVLKNHIETNKSMVIGDIKKLFGLSRKHTVAVAEYLDEIKFTKRTGDVRVLF
- a CDS encoding DUF1003 domain-containing protein — translated: MIQIFLMPLIMVGQNLQGRHASKRAKADFKVNTKAEREIETILMHLENQNELILKILDDLEKEKTK